One window from the genome of Candidatus Binatia bacterium encodes:
- a CDS encoding tripartite tricarboxylate transporter TctB family protein, whose translation MRKADNACGAVLLVLGGLILWESLKLRIGWGLNGPEAGFFPFWLAVGLVLCSAIILVQAFLNRSSSADKPFIQEGGLTPVLKVALPAFGMVALTEAFGLYPAAAIYLAFYMRWIGKHRWAATLAVSLALPVASYFVFDRWFLIPMPKGHWTWISGLY comes from the coding sequence ATGCGGAAAGCGGACAACGCATGCGGGGCCGTTCTGCTCGTTTTAGGCGGACTCATACTGTGGGAATCCCTGAAGCTGAGAATAGGCTGGGGACTCAACGGCCCGGAAGCCGGGTTCTTCCCTTTTTGGCTGGCCGTCGGCCTCGTCCTGTGCAGCGCCATCATCCTCGTCCAGGCATTTCTCAATCGCTCGTCATCCGCCGATAAGCCTTTCATCCAAGAAGGCGGGCTGACTCCGGTCCTGAAGGTTGCACTGCCGGCCTTTGGCATGGTGGCGCTCACCGAGGCTTTCGGTCTCTATCCGGCGGCTGCGATCTACCTTGCGTTTTACATGCGCTGGATCGGAAAGCACCGTTGGGCCGCGACGCTCGCCGTCAGTCTGGCTTTGCCGGTCGCCAGCTACTTCGTTTTCGACCGATGGTTTCTGATTCCTATGCCGAAAGGCCATTGGACATGGATCAGCGGCCTCTACTGA